A region from the Acanthochromis polyacanthus isolate Apoly-LR-REF ecotype Palm Island chromosome 23, KAUST_Apoly_ChrSc, whole genome shotgun sequence genome encodes:
- the si:dkey-19b23.8 gene encoding low density lipoprotein receptor adapter protein 1: MKLWPDKSSGCNYAPFIEERWKIGRGSKENQPTTGSHTSTNVPSKPSLKHTMSLSTFHLMQTLKNSPAALRRRFRRDRTESLSHGDPLFKVHYLGTEKIFSLDREQAQDAITHLLEGIANGKKLSKDHALVVRPRYVEVKELSTGRQLTKTYLQDIAYCAADVNRPNVFLYICKHHGQQLQCRVFWCSRAERARDMTACLAHSFQRALSDWQQDGSATLASGEVKGKRVEESSNSHANTKSSTLPASLGKVRWKKRGSVSRSPLRTITMRGSASDTWN, from the exons ATGAAACTGTGGCCAG ATAAAAGCAGTGGATGCAACTACGCTCCATTTATAGAAGAAAGGTGGAAGATTGGGAGAGGCTCTAAGGAGAACCAGCCAACCACGGGGAGTCACACTTCAACCAACGTTCCCTCCAAACCCAGCCTGAAGCACACAATGTCCCTCAGCACATTCCACCTCATGCAGACCCTGAAGAACTCTCCTGCTGCATTGCGGCGTCGCTTCCGCCGTGACCGAACAGAGTCTTTGTCCCATGGCGATCCTCTATTTAAAGTCCACTACCTGGGCACGGAAAAAATCTTCTCTCTGGATCGAGAGCAGGCCCAGGACGCTATTACTCATTTGCTAGAAGGTATCGCTAATGGAAAGAAGCTGAGCAAAGATCACGCTCTTGTGGTGCGCCCCAGATACGTCGAGGTTAAGGAACTGAGCACAGGACGGCAGCTCACGAAGACGTACCTGCAGGACATTGCGTACTGTGCCGCAGACGTCAACCGACCCAATGTCTTCTTGTACATCTGTAAACATCATGGCCAGCAACTGCAGTGTCGGGTGTTCTGGTGCAGTCGGGCAGAGCGGGCACGAGACATGACGGCTTGCCTGGCACATTCCTTCCAACGGGCGCTGAGCGACTGGCAGCAGGACGGCTCAGCCACGCTTGCATCCGGAGAGGTGAAAGGAAAACGTGTTGAAGAATCGTCCAACTCTCATGCTAACACAAAGAGCTCAACGCTGCCTGCCAGTCTGGGAAAAG TTCGCTGGAAGAAGAGAGGCTCTGTATCTCGCAGCCCCCTCAGAACCATCACCATGAGAGGATCTGCCTCTGACACCTGGAACTGA
- the si:dkey-19b23.7 gene encoding uncharacterized protein si:dkey-19b23.7: MSNASKREREQKRKLQHFLSDLALLGSLQGFKYFQPWLRGKEELLLTVVNEDLGWRSPGFVVSRASSFSSTSSCNSSDVSPSSSSPSLASRSSSPLPGEPQGPQDSQSHTHAKTQPRIAREPSSEEHLLPASPSEREIAVPEVNCTLFLLAGYVKYGRPYAWIRSNHERLVNIGGTDSMVKDTPMKLKSIADWQTRGIRVWDIVSELVCLCTVPSPTNPFALDMRYIKSLPLPDRFLITGALLNFLEMYVIYGNRDELHYDKVAEEVKPLRRLHVQSLLELQQLRESSGSTVQDSAREG, from the exons ATGAGCAATGCTAGT AAACGAGAGAGGGAGCAGAAGAGGAAACTGCAGCACTTTCTGAGTGATCTGGCTTTACTTGGATCACTGCAG GGTTTTAAATACTTCCAGCCCTGGCTAAGAGGGaaagaggagctgctgctgacagtCGTCAATGAAGATCTG GGTTGGCGTTCCCCAGGCTTCGTGGTGTCCCGagcctcctccttctcttccacCAGCAGCTGCAACAGCAGCGATGTCTCCCCCAGCAGCAGCTCTCCCAGCCTGGCCAGCCGGAGCAGCTCCCCCCTGCCTGGGGAGCCTCAGGGCCCACAAGACTCccagtcacacacacatgccaagACACAGCCACGGATTGCCAG GGAGCCCAGCAGTGAGGAACATCTGCTCCCAGCATCTCCTAGTGAAAGAGAGATAGCAGTACCT GAGGTGAActgcactttgtttttattgGCCGGATATGTCAAGTACGGACGCCCGTACGCCTGGATACGCTCCAATCATGAGCGCCTGGTCAACATCGGCGGCACCGATTCGATGGTCAAGGACACGCCCATGAAACTCAAGTCCATCGCAGACTGGCAAACACGAG GTATTCGTGTGTGGGATATTGtcagtgagctggtgtgcctGTGCACTGTTCCTTCTCCCACCAACCCCTTCGCCTTGGACATGCGTTACATCAAAAGTCTTCCCCTTCCTGACCGCTTCCTCATCACAGGAGCGCTTCTCAACTTCCTGGAGATGTATGTGATTTACGGCAACCGGGATGAGTTGCACTACGACAAAG TGGCAGAAGAGGTGAAGCCTCTGAGGCGTCTCCATGTTCAGTCCCTGCTGGAGTTACAGCAGCTCAGAGAGAGCTCCGGGTCcacagtgcaggactctgcCAGAGAAGGGTGA
- the man2b2 gene encoding epididymis-specific alpha-mannosidase — MRRFVAVIVFIFCCLLLYGARGEDKPIQTFVIPHSHMDVGWVYTIQESMHAYASNVYTSVTEELSKAKDRRFIAVEQEFFRLWWDTVASDSHKKQVRQLVKEGRLEFIIGGQVMHDEAVTDLDDEILQMTEGHGFLYETFGVRPQFSWHVDPFGASATTPVLFALSGFNAHLISRIDYDLKDSMQKNKKLQFVWRGSPSLKAQQEIFTHTMDQFSYCTPSHLPFSNRSGFYWNGVALFPDPPKDGVYPNMSLPVTKETVQAYARTMVGNIKQRAAWFRTNHVLWPWGCDKQFYNSSVQFNNMDPLMKYINQNSKEFGVTVQYATLSEYFQAIYKSNLAWEVRGTEDFLPYSVDTNQAMTGFYASRNVLKGVARQASSKLHAAETLFTRYRISFPDGPVAKDWALDKLRSLRWAVSEVQHHDGITGTESPKVADMYLQHLLQAMMGVEELLAALFLLPHNLPSSLDMRYHIKGDDHEALEQHVIIYNPLAWNITTIVNITVAFPNTAIFDDNGQPVPAQIQHSAQSNATYDLFIMVELGGLQYREYLIKFSEEPCFKTFKCAHTYEAKGVLFERRSVKDWVKTGRRLLPVLNECYKLMFDEDTNLMHSITYLEDKREVKLSQDFWEYDANGDVKAGPISDNYFFSANGSAVRAYKAVEMEIIPGKIVTEIRQYFYREQSDKDYAYSITTRVPECFGAKVVCHRLEQTYSLGPLLLNTEVVLRTSSSLNNNKTLYTDDNGYQMMKRTFRKFANNTLARNYFPMVRTAYLEDDLSRLVLHSDRAHGASSQANGQLEVMLHRRLWNNLPWNLGYNLTLNDSSVVSPTLWMMLGSIRTTSRLYQREAIELQHRPVIMPIDQPQKPWQKKEPQSSSPVPSVVLPPNLHLLSLSIPGWNYSSNHDVHLSHIHSGKDLHSEPDYDRVLLRIMHLFEEGEDPELSKPVTINLKEALRGVGEMRVLEERSLTGTWNITSLQRWKWKTADNLETVNERCRRCHDEEFTVTISPKEIRTFFVHFSSGNS; from the exons ATGAGGAGATTTGTCGCGGTTAtcgtgtttattttttgctgcctcCTCTTGTATGGGGCGAGAGGGGAAGACAAGCCCATTCAAACATTTGTAATCCCCCACAGCCACATGGATGTAGGCTGGGTGTACACCATTCAG GAGAGTATGCACGCCTATGCATCCAATGTGTACACCAGTGTGACTGAGGAGCTGTCAAAGGCTAAAGACCGCAGGTTCATTGCTGTGGAGCAGGAGTTCTTTCGACTGTGGTGGGATACTGTAGCCTCAGATTCCCATAAGAAGCAA GTACGACAGCTGGTGAAAGAAGGTCGACTTGAGTTCATCATTGGAGGACAAGTGATGCATGACGAGGCTGTGACTGACCTTGACGATGAGATCTTACAGATGACTG AGGGCCATGGTTTCTTGTACGAGACATTTGGGGTGCGTCCTCAGTTCTCCTGGCATGTAGATCCATTTGGAGCTTCTGCCACCACACCGGTCCTGTTCGCCCTATCTGGGTTCAACGCACACCTCATCTCGCGCATCGACTACGACCTTAAAGACAGCATGCAGAAAAACAAG AAACTACAGTTTGTATGGCGAGGCTCTCCTTCTTTGAAAGCGCAGCAAGAAATCTTCACTCACACGATGGACCAGTTCAGTTACTGCACTCCATCCCACCTGCCTTTCTCCAACag GTCTGGTTTCTATTGGAATGGAGTTGCCTTGTTCCCGGACCCACCAAAagatggagtctatcccaacaTGAGCCTGCCAGTCACCAAGGAGACAGTACAAGCCTACGCCAGAACCATGGTGGGGAACATCAAGCAGAGGGCTGCATGGTTTAGGACTAATCATGTGCTTTGGCCATGG GGCTGCGACAAACAGTTCTACAACTCATCAGTGCAATTTAACAACATGGATCCTCTAATGAAGTACATCAACCAGAACAGCAAAGAGTTTGGGGTAACAGTTCAGTATGCCACTCTAAGTGAATATTTTCAAGCCATCTACAAATCAAATCTTGCCTGGGAGGTTCGTGGGACTGAAGATTTCCTGCCATATTCAGTTG ATACCAACCAGGCAATGACGGGGTTTTATGCCTCCAGAAATGTCCTGAAAGGAGTGGCGCGACAGGCCAGCTCCAAGCTGCATGCAGCGGAGACTCTGTTCACTCGCTACCGAATCAGCTTCCCGGATGGACCTGTGGCTAAAGACTGGGCCCTGGACAAACTCCGATCTCTACGCTGGGCTGTGTCTGAG gtCCAGCACCACGATGGCATCACTGGCACCGAGTCTCCCAAGGTGGCAGACATGTATTTACAGCATCTCTTGCAGGCTATGATGGGAGTGGAGGAGCTTCTAGCTGCACTCTTTCTGCTTCCTCATAACCTTCCCAGCAGCCTTGACATGCGTTACCACATAAAAG GTGATGATCATGAGGCTCTGGAGCAACATGTCATCATTTACAACCCTTTAGCATGGAACATCACCACTATCGTCAACATAACCGTAGCGTTCCCAAATACAGCCATTTTTGATGATAATGGACAGCCTGTCCCTGCACAG ATCCAACATTCAGCCCAATCCAATGCGACCTATGACCTTTTCATCATGGTGGAACTTGGAGGCCTTCAGTACAGAGAATACCTGATCAAGTTCTCCGAGGAGccatgttttaaaacttttaagtgTGCCCACACTTATGAAGCTAAAGGGGTTTTGTTTGAGAGACGCAGTGTGAAGGACTGGGTGAAAACAGGGAGGCGGCTTCTACCTGTTCTGAATGAATGTTACAAGCTCATGTTTGACGAGGACACCAATCTTATGCACAGCATCACGTATCT TGAAGATAAAAGGGAAGTAAAGCTAAGTCAGGATTTCTGGGAATACGACGCCAATGGGGATGTAAAAGCCGGGCCCATCTCTGATAACTACTTCTTTAGTGCTAATGGTTCAGCCGTGCGGGCCTACAAGGCAGTGGAAATGGAAATTATCCCTGGAAAGATCGTTACTGAGATCAGGCAATACTTCTACAG AGAGCAAAGCGATAAAGACTACGCCTACTCAATCACCACCCGTGTGCCAGAATGCTTCGGGGCCAAAGTGGTATGTCATCGGCTGGAGCAGACCTACTCGCTGGGCCCGCTACTTCTCAACACAGAGGTTGTCCTCAGAACCAGCTCCTCTTTGAACAACAACAAGACCCTGTACACAGACGACAACGGCTACCAGATGATGAAGAGGACTTTCAGGAAATTTGCTAATAACACTCTAGCAAGA AACTATTTCCCCATGGTTCGGACAGCCTACCTTGAAGATGACCTCAGCAGACTGGTTCTCCACAGCGACAGAGCTCACGGTGCGTCCAGCCAAGCCAACGGACAACTAGAg GTCATGCTTCATCGGCGTCTTTGGAATAACTTGCCCTGGAACCTCGGCTACAATCTGACCCTGAATGACAGCTCGGTTGTAAGTCCCACCCTGTGGATGATGCTGGGCTCCATAAGGACCACCTCCAGGCTGTACCAAAGGGAGGCAATAGAGCTGCAGCACAGACCTGTCATCATGCCTATAGACCAGCCCC AGAAGCCCTGGCAGAAGAAGGAGCCCCAAAGTAGTTCTCCAGTGCCTTCAGTCGTTCTGCCGCCCAACCTCCACTTGCTCAGCCTCAGTATCCCAGGATGGAACTACAGCTCTAATCACGATGTTCACCTCAGCCACATACATTCAG GTAAGGATTTGCACTCGGAGCCAGACTATGATCGGGTCCTGTTAAGAATCATGCATCTGTTTGAGGAGGGAGAAGACCCTGAGCTTTCAAAGCCAGTCACTATAAACTTAAAG GAGGCTCTGCGGGGCGTTGGGGAAATGAGAGTGCTGGAGGAGCGTTCACTCACAGGAACCTGGAATATCACCAGTCTGCAGAGGTGGAAGTGGAAAACTGCAGATAACCTAGAAACAg TGAATGAACGGTGCCGGAGGTGTCACGATGAAGAGTTCACTGTGACTATCTCTCCCAAAGAGATCAGGACCTTCTTTGTTCACTTCAGCTCCGGAAACTCTTAG
- the smim20 gene encoding small integral membrane protein 20, with protein MSRNTRIALVFGGFVTAVAAAFYPIFFYPLTHGDEYRQVQKVNRAGINQADVQPVGVKIWSDPFKPADK; from the exons ATGTCTAGAAACACGAGAATAGCGTTGGTCTTTGGAGGCTTCGTTACGGCCGTGGCCGCTGCGTTTTACCCCATCTTCTTCTACCCTCTGACGCATGGAGACGAATACA GACAGGTCCAAAAGGTTAACCGGGCTGGAATCAACCAGGCAGATGTACAGCCTGTGG GTGTGAAGATATGGTCTGATCCTTTCAAGCCTGCTGATAAATGA